The following is a genomic window from Aphelocoma coerulescens isolate FSJ_1873_10779 unplaced genomic scaffold, UR_Acoe_1.0 HiC_scaffold_193, whole genome shotgun sequence.
CACCCGGCCAGGCCGCCGAAGAGAAACTTCACGGACTTCGGGGAGGTCTTGGGCCTCTCGGCCGCCGGCGCCGCCGCCATCGCGGCCGGGCCCTGGTACCGGGGGCGTGGGGGGGCGCGCGGGGTCCGGCACCGGCGGCGCCCCAAGGTGACTCGAGGGGGGGCTCGGCGCCAGTGCGGCTGCGCGAGGCGCCTGCGCggcgccggggcgggggcccCGCGCAGGGAGCGCGGCTTTGAGGAGAAGCACCGCCTCTAAGGGGAGCGGGCGTGGCCGCGCGCCCGAGGGCGCGTTCCCTCCTCACGCCTCTGATTGGTGGAAAGTGTTTAGGCGGGAAGAGGAATTGTTCAGTAACCAAGGGGATTGGCTGGGGCGGAGGCAGCTGCTAAGTAGCCTCGCCCCTCTCTCGCGAGATTCCGCCATCTTGGGGGGCTTGAGAGGAACCGGTGGCGGCGGGAGGGGTCGGCGACCGGGACTTCCCGCACTCGGTCCCGCCGCTGCTCAGCGCCGTGGGGTGATGCCTCTCCAGTCCTGTTCCAGCCGGTGAgtgctggggggcactgggacgcACTGGGAGATGTTGGAAAACATTTGGGACACTGGAGGGCgctgtcaggcactggaaggctcTGTGGGTATGCTGGGAAGCACGTTGAGCGCACTGGGGGTCACTAGGAGGCACTTTGGGtgcactgggggtcactgggaggctCCTTGGGTGCGACTGACGGGCACTGGGGGGCAGTGGAGGCAGTCTGGGTCTactggagggcactgggggcattCTTGGGTGCATCGGTCAGCACCGGCGTCCCTCGGAGTCCCCGTACCCGTACTGGTACCTCCCACTAACCCCTACTATCGATTccaactgggagtcactggtGAGGTACTGCAGACCACCCCCATCTCCAACACTTATATTCCCCTCCAAACCCTGTCCCTCCTCTCCAGACCCCCCTCCCccgcagttttggggtcccctgagGTGTTGAGGGATATCGGGGACACCAGAGGGCACACGGTATCAGGGATGACACAGGTGACACCACCATCCTACAGGTGTCAGGGTGCTACAGGGAACACGGTCACCTGGAgacggggtgggagggaggCAATGACACTGTCCTCCAGGATGTAGGGGTGCCATGGCTCCACAGGTGACAGTGATGGGGTGATGGTGTGCCCCAACCTGACAGCCATGGGGGTCACCTCATGGTAGGGGCAAAGGCACGCAGGGGGCCCCAACACCTGGGTCCCTCCATGCTGGGTGAGGGGGCAGAGGGATCGACACTCCATCCGGCCCACGGCCCAACTCCCGATACCCCAATTCCCCCCGTGGGGCAACTGCGGGCCCTTCCCCCCCGCGTCCGTGAGTCagatgggggggaggggaacagGAAGCGCCGGAGCCACCACGTTGCCCTTATATGGACTCGATGGCACCGGAGCTGCTTCCGCCTGCCCGGacgcctgatcctgccccacaTCACCTTCCCACATCCCCATCTCTGCCCTACGCCACCTTCTTCACCCACATCAGCCCCCCCATCTCTCTCtgccccaccccatccccccaCATCCGCACCGCTGCCCCGCATCAACCCATCCCACCAACCTCCCCAATCCCCACCTCTGCCCCACATCACCCCATCCCACCACTTCCCCAATTCCCACCTCTGCCCCACACCACTGCCTGAACACGTGGGGCCTCCCTCACAACCTGCCAGAATATCTAGAGTTcgtgccccccaaatccccacaggCCCTTTCTGTTcctcccaaatgtcccccagCCCCCTTGTTCCATCTTACCGCCCCCCCCAGCTGCTTTCTGGACCCCCAACTGACTTCCCCCCTActgctggtgcagcccctgccatCAGTGCAGCCCCCCAATAAAGCCTCTGCCTCCAAACTTTGCCTCCTGAGAGTCTGGGGGGAGGTCACGGGGCGGGTGCTGAGGCATCACCCCCGCCCCATCGCGGACTTTGTCCCCCTGGGGCACGGCAGCACCCTTGGACCCGGGTATCCGGGGAGGCCTCCTCCGCCCTGGGTGGAGGGCAGGACCGCGCCCCATGGCCCCGGCCGCGCATCAAGGTTCCCCCACAGCACCCAGATCCCTGAAATCCCCGACCCGCAGCGACTCCCCACAAGGGCACTTTATTGCTGCCGGCAGCGGGGATTGGGGTGGTGACAGAGGAGTTGAGGATGGGGTCCTGCTGGTCCCTGGCGGCTCCTGCTGGTCCCTGGGGGTCCAGGGGTCCccgagggggtcccgggggtccccccaagccccctcaGTACTGGCTGCGCCGCAGGTGATTGGCCATCTCATAACATTTCTTGTTGACGCAGCCACCGTGGACTCCCTCCTTGCCCATGGCCAGCACGATGGCTGTGGGGGTAGGGGCATAAGGTGGGGGGGCGTCATTcccaatcccccaaaacccccatcaATCCCCAGACAGACAacggggagaggggcaggaagcAAGAGATGGGATGAAGGGACCCCGGGACAGGTAATCTGGGGGGACTTGGGgcaagggggaggggggacattAACGGGAAGCAGGgcaggggtgacacaggtgacagggCAGCAGGTGACGTGGCCAGGTGGAGTTGTGTGGGGGAGAGGACACAGGGTGACATGGGGGTGGGGCGGGTGGTACCTGGGGAGCAACAAGTGCTGGGGGTGACACAGTGAGGCCATGAGATACATGGGGGGCACCTGCAGAGGCTTGGGGTCACGGGGGGTGACAGGAACCGGTCAGGAGGTAATAAAGGGTGACAGGAAGGTGTGTGTGGGGGGAGTGACACAGGGTGATGGGGTGGTTCCGGGGCAGGTTCCTCTTGTTGGTGATTTTGAAGGTGGAGGGATCACAGGGGAAGGGGATGGCAGGGGGTGTGCTGGGGAGGGTGatgggggtgacacgggggtggtTCCAGGGGGTCCCTCACTTTTGTTGGTGATGGCGGCCGTGATGTTGAAGGTGGGCGCTCCGGCAGCCCCCTTGGTGCGCAGGTCCATGCTGTGCTCCCCCTCCACCAGCAGCGAGTCCCGGATGACGGAGCAGCGCAGCCCCCCCAGCGTCAGTCCCTGCACCAGCAGTGGCCCCCGCTCGGGGCCCACCAGTGCTGCCACCTCCGCTGGCTGTTGGTACAAGGGTCaagggggcaccccaaaaacagaCCCCAGACGCCCAAAACCCACTCGGGACCCCATAAGGAACACAGCTGTCTTGGGACTGCCATAACTCCCCCTGCTCAAGGTCCATCACTTTTGCAGGCCGGACAAGGGTGGGGACAGGTCAAGAGGACCCCAAAGGCCCACCCAGGGACCACCAAAACCAAACGCAGATGCCAAACCCCCGGGCAGGGCCCCTATAGGGCACTCGGCAAACAGGGACTCTCGTAACTCCCACTCCATGACCATAAAAGGGACCCAGGTGTCCCGGGATCCCCATTACTCCCGGCAGGGACCCCATGTCTGACCCCTGATCCCCAAGGGAACCCCAGTAGAGGACTTGGAAATCCAAGGATCCCCATAACCCCCCAAACTCGAGACCCTCCAGGGCCAATGCTTCCACCAGCTGCCACGGGGAAGAACAGGTCAGGAATCCCAAAGACAGCCCCCCAGGAACCCCATAAAGGAGCCCTCAAACtaaccccccagggaccccacaTTTAACCCAGTGTTAACCCAGAGAGCCCCATCGGGACCTTAAGTCCGGGGACCCCCatgaacccccccccccatattCCTTTGGGTGGCCCAGGCATCCTGCGACCCCCATGACTCCCCCGTGACCCGCAACCTGTGGGCCCTGGGGGATCCCCGTAAATCCCCCATGACCCTACACAGGAACCAGGGGTCCGGTAGCTCCCCTTCCCCACAATGGGCCTCCCCAAACTtctctcctccccccccccatttccgTGGGGGgaagtggggaggggggagggggggtgcgcgcgcgccgcccctcccccacaggAAGCCCCGGCCGCCCCTCCTCCACCGGGAAGTGGCCGCATTCCGTGCATTTTTAGAGGGTTTTTAAGTGGGGAGGGGTTCCTCCACCCCCCCCACCTCCCCGACTAGAGCCCCGCCATTCACTTAGGGGACCGCAATAAAATAGATGGGAAGTGGAGAGGGAGGTCGTCCAACCACGTGGTGTTCGCCCATCCCCCCTTCCCCGGCCGCCTGCGACCCCCCAAAGTGCTCGAAACGGGGTTAAGGAAGGGACTGCCTCgccgccgggaccccccccccccggctccagAGTCCCCCCAGCGCCGGCTCTCCCCCGGCACCGGGTCCCCGGGCATGGGCagcgcccgcgccccccccccccccccaacacccCGCGCTCCACGCTGGCGCTTTTgcgtttttctcccttttttgtcCTTCCCGGAGCCCGtcgcgggaggggcggggggggtcaGCCCCGCCCCTCAGCGGCCACTGGGTCCCCCCGCCCTCCGCGCGCTTGGGCGGGAAACGCCTCGGCGCgctacccccccccacccccgccgGTCCCGGCCTCTCACCGTGATATTGGCGAAGGTCTTGCCGGGGGCGGCGGCCCAGACGGCGGGGGTGTCGCGATAGCCGACGATTGCGGCATCCTGGCAGGTGCCGTCCGCCAGCAGCGTCTCCACGTAGGGCGCCCACCCGCtcatggcggcggcgggcgggcgggcggggcggggaggcGTGGCCTgccgcggggggcggggctgcGCCGGGGAAGGGGCGGGGTTTTCGTCCGGCGCCGGCGCAGTGCGAGCcaagcgcggcggcggcggagaagcggcggcggcgccgcgcggCGGTTTTCATAGGGGACGGCAGGAGGCGGGGCCTGGAGGGGTGGGGCCTGAAGGGACGGGAACGCCCCGCGCGTCCCGCAGGGCGCGCGGcgatgggggggtgggggggggcttTGTATTGCGACCCTTCCCCCATTGTCGCGACGTCTTTCTCCCATTGCGATCCCCCGCGTTGTCCCAGCCCCCACTGTTGTCGCGATGCTCGCACTCCCATTATTGTGAACCTTTCCCTTACTGCGCTCACTCCTCCCCTCAAGCCAATCCCCTCGTATTCTGGATCCCGCGATTATCACGACGCATCAGCCCCCGTTATTCAAACACCCCCTCAGTATCCCGACACTCGCGTCCATTATTCCGACCCTCCCCGTTACCTCGACCCCCACCCCTTATTGTGCCCCCTCTCCCCCGTTAGTCCGACTCCCCCCCGTTATCGCGACACCCCCACGGTTATCGTGATCCCTCCAGACTAATAACGAATCCCCCGTTATTGCGCCACCTCCCCCTATATTGTGAATCCCGTTTTTTCTGATACACACACGCCCTTATCGCGACACCCCGCCCCGCGCTGGGCCCTACGTGCAGCCCCGAACGGGGGTCGCTAGCGGGGGATGGGAGTTCAATGTGAGTCTGGGGGTGCAGgactcccgcccctccccccgtgGGTCGCGGTTTGACTCAGACCCGGGCGGGACTttccggggggaggggggaggggcagcggTTTCACTTCCTGCCCcggagtgggggagggggccGGCGGTTGAGCACAGGGAAGGGGGAGACCAAGGCGTTCGGGATCACCTCTCCTCGAGGGGGGCCGAGGGTGCCACGACCCCCAGAGTCGGGTTGGGGGGGGTCGAGGGCTCGTGAGGGCGTCCGTTCCACCCCCCATAAAAGGCCCGGACTCGCCCCCCCGGCGAGAAGTTCCCCGGGAAGTGGTCAAAGccaccgcccctcccccacgcTGTGGGGCCCATGGGGCTGagtcccccccctccccccttcgGTAGTCCTTCGGGGTTGAACTCCCCCTCCCGCAAAGGACCTTCTGCACCCCCAAAACCTTGTCCCCCAATTCGCCCACTCCCCTTCTGGCTGGTGCTGTTTCTCCCAGGGCCTTCAGGCGGCGCTCCAGCCCCTCCGGTTGGGGGTCGTGTTATCGTGACCTTTAAGGGGGACTAAAAATAGCCCCAAAGCCAGGGGGGGACGCCCAAGGACCATCGCCAAGTGCTACCAGCCCCGGGCACTTGGGgcaccaccccttccccccagcGGGGGCTGAATTTGACCACGGTCCCTCCAGGGGAGAGGGGCAAAGAGAAGGGGATAAATTATCCCGGAGGCCCCTGTGGGGGAGGTGGAAGGGtcccaggcagaggcagcactgggtgAGAGGGGCCTGGACCCGCCCTGGGCCCCTTTGAATGTCCCGGGTGCTGGGGAGAGGGGTCTGGGCTCACTCAGGGTCCCCCGTGGCATGGGGAGGACATAGGGCCAGCTCAGGGCACCTGGACACAGGGGTTCCCCCCCCGGgagctgggggcggggggggtgtcTGTGGAGTCCAGGGTCAGG
Proteins encoded in this region:
- the PFN1 gene encoding profilin-1, which encodes MSGWAPYVETLLADGTCQDAAIVGYRDTPAVWAAAPGKTFANITPAEVAALVGPERGPLLVQGLTLGGLRCSVIRDSLLVEGEHSMDLRTKGAAGAPTFNITAAITNKTIVLAMGKEGVHGGCVNKKCYEMANHLRRSQY